A genomic window from Flavobacterium hankyongi includes:
- the obgE gene encoding GTPase ObgE, whose product MTEGNFVDYVKIYVSSGKGGKGSSHLHREKFIEKGGPDGGDGGRGGHVIVKGNKNLWTLFHLKFTKHVKAGHGGDGGSSRSTGHDGEDKYLEVPLGTVVKDKDTDEVLFEITEDGEEIILVQGGKGGLGNWHFRTSTNQTPRYAQPGMPPIEADIVLELKVLADVGLVGFPNAGKSTLLSVLTSAKPKIADYPFTTLKPNLGIVAYRDFQSFVIADIPGIIEGAAEGKGLGHYFLRHIERNSTLLFLVPADAKDIKKEYDILLDELRRYNPEMLDKDRLLVISKCDMLDDELKAEMKKQLDKELKGVPYMFISSVAQQGLTELKDKLWQMLNTELES is encoded by the coding sequence ATGACTGAGGGTAACTTTGTAGATTACGTAAAAATATATGTTTCATCTGGAAAAGGTGGAAAAGGTTCATCGCATCTACATAGAGAGAAGTTTATCGAAAAAGGTGGACCAGATGGAGGAGATGGTGGTCGTGGTGGACATGTTATTGTAAAAGGAAATAAAAATCTTTGGACACTCTTTCATTTAAAATTTACCAAGCACGTAAAAGCTGGTCATGGTGGCGATGGTGGTAGTTCAAGAAGTACTGGTCACGATGGTGAAGATAAATATCTAGAAGTACCTCTAGGGACTGTTGTAAAAGATAAAGATACTGACGAAGTTTTATTTGAAATTACAGAAGATGGAGAGGAAATAATTTTGGTACAAGGGGGAAAAGGTGGATTAGGAAACTGGCATTTTAGAACTTCGACTAATCAAACTCCTCGATATGCACAACCAGGAATGCCTCCTATAGAAGCTGATATTGTTTTAGAACTTAAAGTTTTAGCCGATGTTGGTCTTGTAGGTTTCCCTAATGCAGGTAAGTCTACCCTGTTATCAGTCTTAACTTCTGCAAAACCTAAAATTGCTGATTATCCTTTTACAACATTAAAGCCTAACTTAGGAATTGTTGCTTACCGTGATTTTCAATCATTTGTAATTGCAGATATCCCTGGGATTATCGAAGGAGCAGCTGAAGGAAAAGGTTTGGGACATTATTTCTTACGTCATATTGAGAGGAATTCAACACTTTTGTTTTTAGTTCCCGCTGATGCTAAAGACATAAAAAAGGAGTATGACATTCTTTTGGATGAGTTGAGAAGATACAATCCTGAAATGTTAGATAAGGATAGATTGCTTGTAATTTCTAAATGTGACATGCTTGATGATGAGTTAAAAGCAGAGATGAAAAAGCAATTAGATAAAGAATTAAAAGGTGTGCCTTACATGTTTATTTCATCAGTAGCACAACAAGGCCTTACTGAATTAAAAGACAAACTATGGCAAATGTTAAATACAGAATTAGAATCGTAA
- a CDS encoding S46 family peptidase, giving the protein MKKLLLSLIAAITLVPMSVKADEGMWFLMFIERLNHRDMQKMGLQLTAEEIYSINHHSLKDAIVQFNGGCTAEIISKDGLVLTNHHCGYDAIAELSTAEKNHLKNGFWAKDRKDEIKPSSLFVRFFVRMDDCSKRILAVVNDKMTEAEREKAINAEIAKIEKENNEGGKYTVSVRSFFQGNEYYYFVYQDYKDVRLVGTPPESLGKFGGDTDNWEWPRHTADFSMFRVYGDANGNPAEYSQNNVPLKPKHYLPVNIGGVKENDYAMILGYPGRTNRWMPAAGIEQNVKFAYPAWVEGSKVGMDQMKKYMVQSDALNLVYASKFAGVANYWKNRQGMIDALTKFGTAKTKAAQEAKFNTWANKQENKAKYGNVVATINNFYKLTNEKSRHDNYLNMIFRNSAYGAIARTLGKQLENYAKADAAKRGQMAPAISEMADEFFKEVHIPAEKDILAAELNLYATKSTGYNIAPAVAELGKANNNDFSKYVNAAFDLSLLSSKDRVKAFLEVPNEALITNDPLFKLSNDLITHFGSKSDEIAKAQNDYGAAFRKLVEGLRESKIGTIKYPDANSTLRLTYGKVRSLPADKRNDAKINNYTTLAGQVKKYKKGDAEFDLPERVLEMNKNKDFGRYADKDGSLHVNFLTDNDITGGNSGSPVLNGKGELIGLAFDGNIEAMAGDVIFDKNLQRTINVDIRYVLWVIENFSGAKHIVDEMTLVKQ; this is encoded by the coding sequence ATGAAAAAATTACTTTTATCTCTAATCGCGGCTATTACACTTGTGCCAATGAGTGTTAAGGCTGATGAAGGTATGTGGTTCTTAATGTTCATTGAGCGTTTAAATCACAGAGATATGCAAAAAATGGGTTTACAGTTAACAGCTGAAGAAATTTACAGCATTAACCACCATAGTTTAAAAGATGCAATCGTTCAGTTTAATGGAGGTTGTACTGCAGAAATTATTTCTAAAGATGGATTGGTGTTAACAAACCACCACTGTGGATATGATGCAATTGCTGAGTTATCTACTGCTGAGAAAAATCACTTAAAAAACGGTTTTTGGGCAAAAGACAGAAAGGATGAAATTAAACCTTCAAGTTTATTTGTTCGTTTCTTTGTTCGTATGGACGACTGTTCAAAAAGAATTTTAGCAGTTGTAAATGATAAAATGACAGAAGCAGAGCGTGAAAAAGCAATCAATGCTGAAATTGCTAAAATCGAAAAGGAAAACAACGAAGGAGGAAAATATACAGTATCTGTACGTTCATTTTTTCAAGGAAATGAATACTACTACTTTGTTTACCAAGATTATAAAGACGTTCGTTTAGTAGGAACACCACCAGAAAGCTTAGGTAAGTTTGGTGGAGATACAGACAACTGGGAGTGGCCTCGTCATACTGCAGATTTCTCAATGTTCCGTGTGTATGGAGATGCTAATGGAAATCCTGCAGAATATTCTCAAAACAACGTGCCTTTAAAACCTAAACATTACTTACCAGTAAACATTGGAGGTGTTAAAGAAAACGATTATGCTATGATTTTAGGATATCCTGGTCGTACAAATCGTTGGATGCCAGCTGCTGGAATCGAGCAAAACGTAAAATTTGCTTACCCTGCATGGGTTGAAGGTTCAAAAGTAGGTATGGACCAAATGAAAAAATATATGGTACAAAGCGATGCTTTGAACTTAGTATATGCTTCAAAATTTGCTGGTGTTGCTAACTACTGGAAAAACCGTCAAGGTATGATTGATGCTTTAACAAAATTTGGAACTGCAAAAACAAAAGCAGCTCAAGAAGCAAAATTCAATACATGGGCTAACAAACAAGAAAACAAAGCAAAATATGGAAACGTAGTTGCTACAATTAATAACTTCTATAAGTTAACTAACGAAAAATCACGCCATGATAACTATCTAAACATGATTTTTAGAAATAGTGCTTATGGAGCTATTGCAAGAACTTTAGGAAAACAATTAGAAAATTACGCTAAAGCAGACGCTGCTAAACGTGGTCAAATGGCACCAGCTATTTCTGAAATGGCAGATGAGTTCTTTAAAGAAGTTCACATTCCTGCTGAAAAAGATATTCTTGCAGCTGAGTTAAATTTATATGCTACAAAATCTACAGGATACAACATTGCACCTGCTGTTGCTGAATTAGGAAAAGCAAATAATAATGATTTCTCTAAATATGTTAATGCTGCTTTCGATTTAAGTTTACTTTCATCAAAAGATAGAGTTAAAGCTTTCTTAGAAGTGCCAAACGAAGCATTAATTACAAACGACCCATTATTTAAATTGTCTAATGATTTAATTACACATTTTGGTTCTAAATCAGACGAAATTGCAAAAGCACAAAACGATTATGGAGCTGCTTTCCGTAAATTGGTTGAAGGATTACGTGAGTCTAAAATTGGAACAATCAAATACCCAGATGCTAACTCAACGTTGCGTTTAACTTACGGAAAAGTTCGTTCATTGCCTGCTGATAAGCGTAACGATGCAAAAATCAACAACTATACTACTTTAGCTGGTCAAGTAAAAAAATACAAAAAAGGCGATGCTGAATTTGATTTACCAGAGAGAGTTCTTGAAATGAACAAGAACAAAGATTTTGGTCGTTATGCAGACAAAGATGGTTCATTACACGTAAACTTCTTAACTGATAATGATATTACTGGTGGTAATTCAGGTTCTCCAGTATTAAATGGAAAAGGTGAGCTAATTGGTCTAGCTTTCGACGGAAATATCGAAGCAATGGCGGGAGACGTAATTTTCGACAAAAACCTTCAAAGAACAATTAACGTTGATATTCGTTATGTACTTTGGGTAATCGAAAATTTCTCAGGTGCTAAGCATATTGTAGATGAAATGACATTAGTTAAACAATAA
- a CDS encoding tetratricopeptide repeat protein, with product MKYFLSTFLFGTISLWSQSNCENGEILFKQKKYVEAQALLQKCISENPKNYKAIDQLGEIAYHNKNWDDAIKYSTILKNAYPTNAEYWFRYGGSLGMKAKTSSKMKALMLLDDVEGAFIKATKLDSKHINSRWALVVLYVELPGIIGGSESKALRYANELMQLSKVDGYLAKGYIDVYFERYDKAEINYKKAHEIGQSKTTFEKLYDLYLNKLKNKAKAEEFKRTNK from the coding sequence ATGAAATATTTCTTAAGCACTTTTTTATTTGGCACAATATCTCTTTGGTCACAATCCAATTGTGAAAATGGCGAGATACTTTTCAAACAGAAAAAATATGTTGAAGCACAAGCCTTACTTCAGAAATGTATTTCAGAAAATCCAAAAAATTATAAAGCAATTGATCAATTGGGCGAAATAGCCTATCATAATAAAAATTGGGATGATGCCATAAAATATTCAACGATACTTAAAAATGCTTACCCAACAAATGCCGAGTATTGGTTTAGGTATGGAGGTTCGTTAGGAATGAAAGCTAAAACATCTAGTAAAATGAAAGCGTTAATGTTGCTAGATGATGTTGAGGGCGCTTTTATTAAAGCAACAAAATTAGATTCTAAACATATAAATTCAAGATGGGCTCTAGTTGTTTTATATGTAGAACTACCAGGAATTATTGGCGGGAGCGAGAGCAAAGCGTTGCGATATGCAAATGAATTGATGCAACTTTCAAAAGTAGATGGATATTTGGCAAAAGGATATATTGACGTCTATTTTGAACGTTATGATAAAGCTGAAATTAATTACAAAAAAGCACATGAAATAGGACAATCAAAAACCACTTTCGAAAAATTATATGATTTATACTTAAACAAGCTTAAAAATAAAGCAAAGGCAGAGGAATTTAAAAGGACAAACAAATAG
- a CDS encoding T9SS type A sorting domain-containing protein, producing MKSITYILFLTTSQINYGQQAIVCSGGSSSSSNGKLSYSIGLIDYKSVDSQSEKITCGIQQPFEIYKNSTKKVEVNNEFNAIVYPNNFNEAIQIYFTEEIKTPIKYELFNLNGSKIKEGEIMESQTIINLSFLTKDLYFLKLYNDIGSKTFKLIKN from the coding sequence ATGAAATCAATTACTTACATTTTATTCTTAACCACTAGTCAGATTAATTATGGCCAGCAAGCAATAGTTTGCAGTGGTGGTTCTTCGAGCAGTTCTAATGGAAAGCTATCGTATAGCATTGGACTAATCGATTATAAATCTGTTGACTCTCAATCAGAAAAAATTACATGCGGTATTCAGCAACCTTTTGAAATTTATAAAAACTCAACAAAAAAAGTTGAAGTGAATAATGAATTTAATGCTATTGTTTACCCAAATAATTTTAATGAAGCTATTCAAATTTATTTCACAGAAGAAATAAAAACGCCTATTAAGTATGAGCTTTTTAATTTAAATGGTTCTAAGATAAAAGAAGGTGAAATTATGGAATCTCAGACAATCATAAATCTATCATTTCTAACAAAGGATCTTTACTTCTTAAAACTTTATAATGATATAGGCTCTAAAACCTTTAAACTAATTAAAAACTAA
- a CDS encoding UDP-N-acetylmuramate--L-alanine ligase translates to MRTHFIAIGGAAMHNLALALHSKGYKVTGSDDAIFEPSKSRLEKKGLLPVEMGWFPEKITADIEAVILGMHAKADNPELLKAQELGLKIYSYPEFLYEQSKNKTRVVIGGSHGKTTITSMILHVMHYHNVEVDYMVGAQLEGFDTMVHLTEKNDFIVLEGDEYLSSPMDRRPKFHLYQPNIALISGIAWDHINVFPTYENYIEQFEIFIQKITNGGILVYNENDPEVKRVAEKAENPIRKIPYHTPEYTVQKGVTLLETPEGPMPIEVFGAHNLNNLAGAKWICQNMGIDEADFYEAIASFKGASKRLEKIAVSANKVAYKDFAHSPSKVAATTKAVKEQYPDRTLVACLELHTYSSLNAEFLKEYEGALDYADVAVVFYSPDAVKIKQLEEVTYEQIAKAFKRDNLVIYTNPAEFKQFLFSADLNDSALLLMSSGNYGGLDFEEVKGLIQ, encoded by the coding sequence ATGAGAACTCACTTCATAGCTATTGGCGGAGCTGCCATGCACAATTTGGCATTAGCCTTACATAGTAAAGGATATAAAGTTACAGGTAGTGACGATGCCATTTTTGAACCGTCAAAATCACGATTAGAAAAAAAAGGTTTATTGCCTGTTGAAATGGGTTGGTTTCCTGAAAAAATTACTGCTGATATCGAAGCTGTTATTTTAGGAATGCATGCAAAAGCTGATAATCCTGAATTGTTAAAAGCACAAGAATTAGGTCTTAAAATTTATTCGTATCCTGAATTTTTATACGAGCAATCAAAAAATAAAACACGTGTCGTTATAGGAGGCTCACATGGTAAAACAACCATAACCTCTATGATTCTTCACGTAATGCATTATCATAATGTAGAAGTTGACTACATGGTAGGAGCGCAATTAGAGGGGTTTGACACTATGGTTCATCTTACAGAAAAGAATGATTTTATTGTTTTAGAAGGAGATGAGTACTTGTCTTCACCAATGGATAGAAGGCCTAAATTTCACTTGTACCAACCAAATATTGCTTTGATTTCGGGAATTGCTTGGGACCATATCAATGTGTTTCCTACGTATGAAAATTATATTGAGCAGTTTGAAATTTTTATTCAGAAGATTACTAATGGTGGAATTTTGGTTTACAATGAAAATGATCCTGAAGTGAAACGTGTAGCTGAAAAAGCCGAAAATCCTATTCGTAAAATACCTTATCATACGCCAGAATACACGGTTCAAAAAGGTGTAACATTATTGGAAACACCAGAAGGTCCTATGCCAATTGAGGTTTTTGGTGCACATAATCTAAATAATTTGGCTGGTGCAAAATGGATTTGTCAAAATATGGGAATCGACGAAGCCGATTTCTATGAGGCGATTGCTAGTTTCAAAGGAGCTTCTAAGAGATTGGAAAAAATTGCTGTGAGTGCTAACAAAGTAGCTTACAAAGATTTTGCGCATTCGCCAAGTAAAGTAGCAGCTACTACAAAGGCTGTTAAGGAACAATATCCTGACCGTACACTAGTAGCTTGTTTAGAATTACATACTTACAGTAGTTTAAATGCTGAATTTTTAAAAGAGTACGAAGGAGCATTAGATTATGCAGATGTTGCTGTGGTCTTCTATTCTCCAGATGCAGTTAAGATTAAACAATTAGAAGAAGTGACTTATGAGCAAATTGCCAAAGCGTTTAAACGTGATAATTTGGTAATTTATACTAATCCTGCCGAATTCAAACAGTTTTTATTCAGTGCTGATTTAAATGATTCGGCATTACTTTTAATGAGTTCAGGGAATTATGGTGGATTAGATTTTGAAGAGGTGAAAGGATTAATTCAATAA
- a CDS encoding DUF1287 domain-containing protein, which produces MYKHFILIFGSLFMGCKNHDSVAQTQNSPVINTSIKKIVNPNSFAEKLSNAALSIIDPNVVYTPNYVGITYPNGDVPQKTGVCTDVVIRAYRKLNIDLQKEVHEDMVSNFNLYPNLKKWGLKTTDTNIDHRRVPNLEVFFERKGNKLPVSQNPDDYETGDIVTWMINDKLPHIGIITHLKSEDGKRPMIVHNVGSGQVLADCLFSYDIVGHFKYEK; this is translated from the coding sequence ATGTACAAACATTTTATATTAATCTTTGGAAGCTTATTCATGGGCTGTAAAAACCATGATTCTGTTGCACAAACTCAGAATTCTCCAGTAATCAATACATCTATTAAAAAAATAGTCAATCCCAACTCATTTGCCGAAAAGCTATCAAATGCAGCACTATCAATAATTGACCCTAACGTTGTTTACACTCCAAACTATGTTGGAATAACATATCCAAACGGAGATGTACCCCAAAAAACTGGAGTTTGTACAGATGTCGTTATTAGAGCGTACAGAAAATTAAATATCGATTTACAAAAAGAAGTTCATGAAGATATGGTATCTAATTTCAACTTATATCCTAATCTCAAAAAATGGGGATTAAAAACAACCGACACAAACATTGATCACAGAAGAGTTCCTAATTTGGAAGTCTTTTTTGAGAGAAAAGGAAACAAATTACCCGTTTCACAAAATCCTGATGATTATGAAACGGGTGATATTGTAACTTGGATGATAAATGATAAATTACCACATATTGGGATTATTACACATCTTAAATCAGAAGATGGTAAAAGACCTATGATTGTTCACAATGTTGGAAGCGGACAAGTTTTGGCTGATTGTCTTTTTAGTTATGATATTGTTGGTCATTTTAAGTATGAAAAGTGA
- the radC gene encoding RadC family protein translates to MYTPINQWAEDDRPREKFLLKGKTTLSDSELLAILIGSGSRNESAVQLCQRILASANNNLNQLGKLSVQQLMQFKGIGEAKAISIAAALELGKRRQSEPTSELKKITSSKAVFEIMQPIVGELPHEEFWVLYLNNSNKVIYKTQISKGGITGTVVDSRLIFKTAFEHFATNIILIHNHPSGKLQASEADNQITKKIKEAGKHLDIVVLDHVIVTEKSYFSFADEGIL, encoded by the coding sequence ATGTATACGCCAATCAATCAGTGGGCCGAAGATGACCGCCCGCGTGAAAAATTTCTTCTTAAGGGAAAAACCACTCTTTCCGATTCTGAATTATTAGCTATTCTTATTGGTTCAGGATCTCGTAATGAGAGTGCTGTCCAATTGTGTCAGCGTATTTTAGCATCAGCCAATAATAATCTTAACCAACTCGGAAAACTTTCAGTGCAACAGCTAATGCAATTTAAAGGAATAGGTGAGGCTAAAGCCATTTCTATAGCAGCTGCTTTAGAGTTAGGAAAACGAAGACAAAGTGAGCCTACATCTGAATTGAAAAAAATAACGTCTAGTAAAGCTGTTTTTGAGATTATGCAACCTATTGTTGGAGAACTCCCTCACGAAGAATTTTGGGTATTATACCTTAATAATTCAAACAAAGTTATTTACAAAACACAAATCAGTAAAGGAGGAATTACTGGAACAGTTGTAGATTCACGATTGATTTTTAAAACTGCATTTGAGCATTTTGCGACTAATATCATTTTGATACATAACCATCCATCTGGAAAATTGCAAGCTAGTGAAGCCGATAATCAAATAACCAAAAAAATAAAAGAGGCGGGTAAGCATCTCGATATTGTAGTTCTTGATCACGTTATTGTCACCGAAAAGAGTTATTTTAGCTTCGCCGATGAAGGCATACTATAA
- a CDS encoding ABC transporter ATP-binding protein: MIVTKNLSFSYGSETHFTFPDIICNASESVLITGNSGVGKTTLLHLLGGLLKPSSGEVIFDGIKISPFSEKQMDVFRGKNIGVVLQQNHFVESISVLENIMLASWLATGKKEKQKAKSLLEHLHLEKHLNKLPSQLSVGQQQRVSIARALINNPKVLLADEPTSSLDDANTIKVADLLENLAKEYNTALVIVTHDSRLKQRFSNQILLS, from the coding sequence ATGATTGTAACTAAAAATCTTTCTTTTTCCTACGGGAGCGAAACACATTTTACGTTTCCTGATATTATTTGCAATGCTTCTGAATCTGTTTTGATTACAGGGAATTCAGGAGTAGGGAAAACTACCTTATTACACCTTTTGGGCGGATTGTTAAAACCATCTTCTGGAGAAGTTATTTTTGACGGAATCAAAATTAGTCCATTTTCTGAAAAACAAATGGATGTTTTTAGAGGTAAAAATATAGGTGTTGTTTTACAACAAAATCATTTTGTTGAATCTATTTCAGTTTTAGAGAATATAATGCTTGCGTCTTGGCTTGCGACTGGAAAAAAAGAAAAGCAAAAGGCTAAATCACTTTTAGAACATCTGCATCTTGAAAAACATTTGAATAAATTGCCTTCACAATTGAGTGTGGGGCAGCAGCAAAGAGTTTCTATTGCTAGAGCTTTAATTAATAATCCAAAAGTTTTATTAGCAGACGAACCTACTTCCAGTTTGGATGATGCTAATACAATAAAAGTAGCTGATTTACTAGAGAATTTAGCTAAAGAGTACAATACAGCTTTAGTTATTGTTACTCATGATTCTAGATTAAAACAACGTTTTAGTAACCAAATATTATTGTCATGA
- a CDS encoding ABC transporter permease yields MIAKLAWRNIWFKPLNTLLSVLLLSSSVAIITLLILLQKQFEEQFSSNADNIDLVLGAQGSPLQLILSSVYQVDAPTGNINYDSARVWMRHPFIKSAIPLAYGDNYLGYKIVGTTPDYLQKFNAKIEKGKIFKKEFEVVVGHSVATKLNLKVGDKFNGTHGDAKEGEQHEEFQYLVVGISSRTGRVIDNLILSNIESVWAMHGHSHEESEEIQEEPKEITSVLLKFRNKMGIVTWPRIIVQNTKMQAASPAIEINRLFTLFGIGLKTLEYMAYGIMLISGVSIFIALFNRLKEKEYEFALMRLHGASRIQILSLVISESLFLCAVGYFFGTIIGRVVLRWLSSAAAEDFKMEFNPIEIIWDKESCLFMITLLVGVVAALIPAIRAYRMNISKTLANG; encoded by the coding sequence ATGATTGCAAAGCTAGCATGGAGAAATATATGGTTTAAACCTCTCAATACTTTGTTGAGTGTATTGTTGCTCTCGTCAAGTGTAGCAATTATTACTTTGTTGATTTTGCTGCAAAAACAATTTGAAGAACAATTTTCAAGCAATGCAGATAATATCGATTTGGTTTTAGGAGCGCAAGGAAGTCCGTTGCAATTGATATTGTCTTCGGTCTATCAGGTTGATGCGCCAACGGGAAACATAAATTATGATTCAGCAAGAGTATGGATGCGTCATCCTTTTATAAAATCAGCAATTCCATTGGCTTACGGAGATAATTATTTAGGGTATAAAATCGTTGGAACAACACCAGATTATTTGCAAAAATTTAATGCAAAAATTGAAAAAGGAAAAATCTTTAAAAAAGAATTTGAAGTTGTTGTAGGACATAGTGTGGCTACGAAACTTAATTTGAAAGTTGGGGATAAGTTTAATGGAACGCATGGTGATGCTAAAGAAGGAGAGCAACATGAAGAGTTTCAATATTTAGTAGTAGGTATAAGTTCAAGAACTGGAAGAGTTATTGATAATTTGATTTTAAGTAACATTGAAAGTGTTTGGGCTATGCATGGTCATTCTCATGAGGAATCTGAAGAAATTCAGGAAGAACCAAAAGAAATCACCTCTGTATTACTGAAATTTCGAAATAAGATGGGAATTGTAACTTGGCCAAGAATCATTGTCCAAAATACAAAAATGCAAGCTGCTTCACCTGCTATTGAGATCAATCGCTTGTTTACGCTATTTGGAATCGGATTAAAAACTCTTGAATATATGGCTTACGGTATTATGCTTATTTCTGGAGTAAGTATATTTATTGCTTTATTTAATCGGTTAAAAGAAAAGGAATATGAGTTTGCTTTAATGCGTTTGCATGGAGCTTCACGTATTCAAATTCTTTCCTTAGTGATTTCAGAAAGTTTATTTTTGTGCGCAGTAGGTTATTTTTTTGGAACAATTATTGGAAGAGTTGTATTACGATGGCTTTCTAGCGCTGCAGCAGAAGATTTTAAAATGGAATTTAATCCAATTGAAATAATTTGGGATAAAGAAAGTTGTCTTTTTATGATTACATTATTGGTTGGTGTTGTTGCGGCTTTAATTCCGGCAATCAGAGCATACCGAATGAATATATCAAAAACATTAGCAAATGGATAA
- a CDS encoding YjjG family noncanonical pyrimidine nucleotidase: protein MYSKISHIFFDLDHTLWDFDKNSEKAFEVVFSEVLPEINIEKFVSVYAPINQACWKLYQNNLMTHDELRYRRLKDSFDALNVSVSDALIDKISDDYILNLPNSNHLFEGCVETLEYLHKKYKLHIITNGFAEVQFKKLNNSGIHHFFETVTNSEMAGVKKPHSGIFEHALSKASAEKEESVMIGDCLDADVAGAINFGIQSIFFNSEKIDVSKDVNQITNLAELKYLF from the coding sequence ATGTATTCAAAAATCAGCCATATATTTTTTGATTTAGATCATACACTTTGGGATTTTGATAAAAATTCAGAGAAGGCTTTCGAAGTAGTTTTTTCAGAAGTTTTACCAGAAATTAATATTGAAAAGTTTGTTTCGGTTTATGCACCTATAAATCAAGCTTGTTGGAAATTGTATCAAAATAATCTCATGACGCATGATGAATTAAGGTATAGAAGACTTAAGGATTCGTTTGATGCTTTGAATGTTTCAGTTTCAGATGCTTTGATTGATAAAATCTCCGATGATTATATTTTGAACTTGCCCAATAGCAATCATTTGTTTGAGGGTTGTGTGGAAACGCTTGAGTATCTTCATAAAAAATATAAATTACACATTATAACGAATGGTTTTGCCGAAGTACAATTTAAAAAGCTTAACAATTCAGGAATACATCATTTTTTTGAGACAGTGACTAATTCTGAAATGGCTGGAGTAAAAAAACCACATTCGGGGATTTTTGAGCATGCTTTGTCAAAAGCTTCTGCAGAAAAAGAAGAAAGTGTAATGATTGGAGATTGTTTAGACGCCGATGTGGCTGGAGCCATTAACTTTGGAATACAATCTATTTTTTTTAATTCAGAAAAAATTGATGTTTCAAAAGATGTTAATCAAATTACTAACTTAGCCGAACTTAAATACCTATTTTAA